In Rahnella sikkimica, the following are encoded in one genomic region:
- a CDS encoding SinI family autotransporter-associated protein: MKRFNKTLLASLLFVGCSHIALADMTDSAGQLIGTVPVIKGTESGQTDHSVSFSNGHESGSTEAMSPGDKISLNYTFKDAEGDIDVSKATIKWYTTSDGKGADKTELAGDGQDSYVLKETDAGRYLGVEITEKTSTGIPSMGQLISIMDVSGNTTTDNIPDGPVVGGTIGVMIADSAAPTVNLIGKANSELLVGHTYQFKTWYDVNNNHIWDAGELEATSNYAYKWVFDGTSATTHTAGGYAVSATNNKDLVIPATNAQATSVFATAGADGVQGYSLKVDYSPLLKSVKAVKSVKK; the protein is encoded by the coding sequence ATGAAACGATTTAATAAAACCCTTCTGGCCAGCCTGTTATTTGTCGGCTGCTCACACATTGCTTTAGCTGATATGACAGATTCTGCCGGCCAGTTGATCGGTACCGTTCCTGTCATTAAAGGCACTGAAAGCGGACAAACCGATCACAGCGTGTCTTTCTCGAACGGTCACGAAAGTGGCTCAACCGAGGCGATGTCTCCGGGCGATAAAATCAGCCTCAATTATACGTTTAAAGACGCAGAAGGTGACATTGACGTCAGTAAAGCGACCATCAAGTGGTACACCACCAGCGACGGCAAAGGGGCCGATAAAACGGAATTAGCCGGCGACGGTCAGGATTCATACGTGTTGAAGGAAACCGATGCAGGCCGCTACCTGGGTGTTGAAATTACTGAAAAAACCTCAACAGGTATTCCATCAATGGGGCAACTGATTTCGATCATGGATGTCAGCGGCAACACCACCACCGATAACATTCCTGATGGTCCGGTTGTCGGCGGTACGATCGGCGTGATGATTGCTGATTCTGCGGCACCAACCGTTAACCTGATTGGTAAAGCCAACAGCGAACTGCTGGTTGGCCACACTTACCAGTTCAAAACCTGGTATGACGTCAACAATAACCATATCTGGGATGCCGGCGAGCTTGAAGCAACCAGTAATTACGCCTACAAATGGGTCTTCGACGGTACCAGCGCCACGACGCATACCGCTGGCGGTTACGCAGTATCTGCAACGAATAATAAAGATCTGGTTATTCCTGCGACGAATGCTCAGGCCACTTCTGTCTTCGCGACAGCGGGCGCAGACGGTGTTCAGGGTTACAGCCTGAAAGTTGATTACTCACCATTACTGAAATCAGTAAAAGCCGTTAAGTCCGTTAAGAAATAA
- a CDS encoding Ig-like domain-containing protein — translation MFSQYFKLSGLSLLILIAFNTQCQAEATEPQAGILMTEATGILRGTPPVIKNNTGENNKVDFKKISEHDDNDELDEGDIVALTWQLQDNEGDADATLASVVWTCDHPTKGTRVLATQVNSYTITSADYGCNIGVALQPETETGIPRTGEALTVADVSAYDDGDNIIEGPVNPHSVNFTDYIVAPGTSESKTVSPDNILNTGWAGAKVQLETDNPESQIIWASSNKSVATVSEDGVVTFLTKGPVTIQARNDKAIARIKFDPKEFFDFSSVKMNWQDAKNWCETQGYTMPAREQLSVGSELREIPANSIWQEWGDVSQQGAKMGSSVVWSSTEWVDADNAYYLYFSDGHMTSNSETVKEGVICVEE, via the coding sequence ATGTTTTCACAATATTTTAAATTATCAGGACTTTCTCTCCTGATATTAATCGCCTTCAATACGCAGTGTCAGGCAGAGGCAACAGAACCGCAGGCCGGTATTCTGATGACCGAAGCAACAGGTATTTTGCGTGGCACTCCTCCGGTCATCAAAAATAATACCGGAGAGAACAACAAAGTTGATTTCAAAAAAATCAGCGAGCATGACGACAATGACGAACTCGACGAAGGCGATATCGTCGCATTAACCTGGCAATTACAGGATAACGAGGGGGATGCCGATGCCACGTTAGCGTCCGTCGTCTGGACCTGCGATCATCCGACTAAAGGCACCCGCGTTCTGGCGACACAAGTTAACAGTTATACGATTACCTCCGCTGATTATGGCTGCAATATTGGCGTAGCTTTACAACCTGAAACTGAAACGGGTATTCCCCGCACCGGCGAAGCGCTTACGGTGGCGGATGTCAGCGCCTATGACGACGGCGATAATATTATTGAAGGGCCAGTCAATCCCCATTCAGTTAATTTCACGGATTATATTGTTGCACCAGGAACCAGCGAGAGTAAAACCGTCAGCCCGGATAACATCCTGAATACCGGTTGGGCCGGGGCGAAAGTTCAGCTGGAAACCGATAACCCTGAATCGCAAATAATCTGGGCCAGCAGTAATAAAAGTGTCGCAACCGTATCAGAGGACGGCGTTGTTACATTTCTCACGAAGGGGCCGGTTACGATCCAGGCCAGGAATGATAAAGCGATTGCCCGTATAAAATTTGATCCGAAGGAATTTTTTGACTTCAGCAGCGTCAAAATGAACTGGCAGGATGCAAAAAACTGGTGTGAAACTCAGGGTTATACGATGCCAGCCAGAGAGCAGTTATCAGTGGGGAGTGAATTGCGTGAAATACCCGCAAATTCCATCTGGCAGGAGTGGGGAGATGTCAGCCAGCAGGGCGCAAAAATGGGTTCCAGTGTTGTATGGTCATCCACAGAATGGGTTGATGCTGACAATGCCTATTATCTCTATTTTTCCGACGGACATATGACATCAAACAGCGAAACGGTGAAAGAAGGGGTTATTTGCGTAGAAGAGTAA
- a CDS encoding helix-turn-helix domain-containing protein — MDKNSVPDFSTPMSKPTEVINKLIAAFRTESTAIETKGKGSVIDLQLANGEPRVILVLEGALNIYRTADNLRFVRAAAPNLFGMQGSPFRYSLYQFRSEKGAVLESLPYSRAMELVGERRLFKEVLDFQTYLSDFLAYRTNLLISKSTYQIVCAFLFELEMMPPEQRLRTSVFNYIHEHTHLARSGVMKILSDLRQGEYIDIENGKLIAILKKFPRDY; from the coding sequence ATGGATAAAAACTCAGTTCCTGACTTCTCAACGCCTATGTCAAAACCGACCGAGGTGATAAATAAACTCATCGCGGCTTTTCGTACCGAGTCGACGGCCATTGAGACAAAGGGGAAAGGCTCTGTTATCGATTTGCAGCTCGCGAACGGAGAGCCAAGGGTTATTTTGGTTTTAGAGGGCGCGCTGAATATTTACCGGACGGCGGATAATTTGCGCTTTGTCAGAGCTGCCGCGCCTAATTTATTTGGAATGCAGGGCTCGCCGTTCCGCTACAGCCTGTATCAGTTCAGAAGTGAAAAAGGGGCTGTGCTCGAGTCTTTACCCTACTCCCGCGCAATGGAGCTCGTCGGCGAACGGCGGCTTTTCAAAGAAGTGCTGGATTTCCAGACGTACCTCAGCGACTTCCTGGCATACCGGACCAATTTGCTGATCAGCAAATCGACGTACCAGATCGTTTGTGCATTCCTTTTTGAATTAGAGATGATGCCGCCTGAGCAAAGGCTGCGTACCAGCGTGTTTAATTATATTCACGAGCATACTCACCTGGCCCGGAGCGGGGTGATGAAAATTCTGTCCGATCTTCGCCAGGGTGAATATATAGATATTGAGAACGGTAAACTGATTGCAATTCTCAAAAAATTCCCGCGCGACTATTAA
- a CDS encoding lysophospholipid acyltransferase family protein: MFSMDTLFQDLDPQHKTPSWQRRLLKALFREKEFHRFAEQHQHLKGIDMAEQVLEHFDIRCELTERDREQIPSYGPVVIVANHPIGTLDGLALLHAVASVRPDVKVVANQILSLVTSLGSLMIPVDNMGNRTRRNQVTQMQEHLANQGVLIVFPAGEVSRMSSKGVRDGKWHTGFIRLAAKARAPVVPVHIGGSNSALFYLSSMIYRPLSTLLLVHEMFGQRGNSLTLKIGARIPYSSWHDGQMTAGDLAARFRKHVYRLGSGKPELFHTETSIARAEDRAVLKHALEASEVLGKTPDGKMIYLYRRHGEDYVPILRELGRLREIAFRAVGEGSGRRRDLDSYDDDYYHLVLWDPQALEIVGAYRFIPTAEQVASKGLNGIYSQSLFQYGHQMDPILAQGIELGRSFIQPAYWGKRSLDYLWLGIGAYLSKYPQTRYLFGPVSISGGLPLAARDLLVAFYRLYFAPALPLATSRRPYPASLPDVLAQFCGDDYQEDLQRLKRLLANLGCSIPALYKQYSELCETGGVQFIDFGSDPEFNHCIDGLVLVDLSQLKPSKFERYIAVHQAGF; this comes from the coding sequence ATGTTCAGCATGGATACCCTGTTTCAGGATCTCGACCCGCAGCATAAAACCCCTTCCTGGCAACGCCGTCTCTTAAAAGCCCTGTTCCGCGAAAAAGAATTCCACCGTTTTGCTGAACAACATCAGCATCTGAAGGGCATTGATATGGCCGAACAGGTGCTTGAGCATTTTGATATTCGCTGCGAACTGACGGAACGCGATCGGGAGCAAATTCCAAGCTACGGGCCGGTCGTTATCGTCGCCAACCACCCGATCGGCACGCTCGACGGGCTGGCATTATTGCACGCGGTGGCCTCTGTTCGTCCTGACGTCAAAGTGGTGGCCAACCAGATCTTGTCTCTGGTTACGTCCCTCGGCAGCCTGATGATCCCGGTCGATAATATGGGCAACCGCACCCGCCGTAATCAGGTCACGCAGATGCAGGAACATCTGGCGAATCAGGGCGTGCTGATTGTGTTTCCGGCCGGTGAAGTGTCGCGCATGAGCTCGAAAGGTGTTCGCGACGGCAAATGGCACACCGGTTTTATCCGCCTCGCCGCCAAAGCGCGTGCGCCCGTGGTGCCGGTACATATCGGCGGCAGCAACAGCGCACTGTTTTATCTTAGCTCAATGATTTACCGCCCGCTCAGCACCTTATTGCTGGTTCACGAAATGTTCGGGCAACGCGGCAACAGCCTGACGCTGAAAATCGGCGCACGCATTCCTTATTCCAGCTGGCACGACGGGCAAATGACCGCAGGCGATCTGGCGGCGCGTTTCCGAAAACACGTTTATCGTCTTGGCAGCGGAAAGCCTGAGTTGTTTCATACGGAAACGTCCATTGCCCGCGCCGAAGACCGGGCCGTGCTGAAGCACGCACTGGAAGCCAGTGAAGTGCTGGGCAAAACGCCCGACGGCAAAATGATTTATCTCTATCGACGCCACGGCGAAGATTACGTCCCGATCCTGCGCGAACTGGGGCGACTGCGCGAAATTGCTTTCCGCGCCGTGGGTGAAGGCAGCGGTCGTCGCCGTGACCTCGACAGTTACGATGACGATTATTATCACCTGGTGTTATGGGATCCGCAGGCGCTGGAAATCGTCGGCGCTTACCGGTTTATCCCGACCGCCGAGCAGGTCGCCAGCAAAGGTCTGAACGGCATTTACAGCCAGAGTTTGTTCCAGTATGGCCACCAGATGGATCCGATTTTGGCGCAGGGCATTGAACTCGGGCGCAGCTTTATTCAGCCTGCTTACTGGGGCAAACGCAGTCTCGATTATTTATGGCTCGGCATCGGCGCATATCTGTCGAAATATCCGCAGACGCGTTACCTGTTTGGCCCGGTGTCAATCTCCGGCGGATTACCGCTGGCCGCGCGTGATTTACTGGTCGCCTTTTATCGCCTGTACTTCGCGCCCGCCCTGCCGCTGGCAACGTCGCGCCGCCCTTATCCGGCGTCGCTACCTGACGTGCTGGCACAGTTTTGCGGGGATGATTATCAGGAAGACTTGCAGCGCCTGAAACGTCTGCTGGCAAACCTCGGATGCAGTATTCCGGCGCTGTATAAGCAGTATTCAGAACTTTGCGAAACCGGCGGTGTGCAGTTCATCGATTTCGGCAGCGACCCGGAGTTCAATCACTGCATCGACGGGCTGGTGCTGGTCGATCTCAGCCAGCTGAAACCCTCAAAGTTCGAACGCTATATCGCCGTGCATCAGGCTGGTTTCTAA
- a CDS encoding FKBP-type peptidyl-prolyl cis-trans isomerase N-terminal domain-containing protein, with protein MFTLSRKKGACLAGILLLSGAAVAEDTVPVVTPAVTAETSPAVVEKPAPAVVAEPAPAKLEKPESDKAAVPAPAVTETPAPLTTLPTSAATATPAVKEEPKAPVKPEFSLNSEEQKRAYASGVAMARYIEDQIQQQKALHITLDKNIMLAGIADTFNKQVKMSDQDIHATLTAFDEQVKVLTKAEADKKSAADKAFLADFSKQDGVKKSKQGLLYLVKNKGQGEALKDTDTVEVSYQGKLVDGTIVDGPQVDNANQIFRVANMPPVLRDSVKLIRKGGEIQVVIPPSTVENADNKGPNVVVIYTISVVDVNKAR; from the coding sequence ATGTTTACTCTTTCACGTAAAAAAGGTGCCTGCCTTGCGGGTATTCTGTTGCTCTCTGGCGCAGCGGTTGCAGAAGACACTGTTCCGGTTGTGACACCTGCTGTTACCGCAGAAACTTCCCCGGCAGTCGTTGAAAAACCGGCACCTGCCGTTGTTGCAGAACCTGCTCCGGCAAAACTCGAAAAGCCTGAGTCTGATAAGGCTGCCGTACCGGCACCTGCTGTTACTGAAACCCCGGCACCCCTGACGACGTTACCAACATCGGCCGCCACGGCCACTCCTGCCGTTAAAGAAGAACCGAAAGCGCCGGTGAAACCCGAGTTTAGTTTAAACAGCGAAGAGCAAAAACGCGCTTACGCCAGCGGTGTCGCGATGGCGCGTTATATTGAAGATCAGATCCAACAGCAGAAGGCGCTGCACATCACGCTGGATAAAAACATCATGCTGGCGGGTATCGCAGATACGTTTAATAAACAGGTGAAGATGAGCGATCAGGACATTCATGCCACGCTGACGGCGTTTGATGAACAAGTTAAAGTTCTGACGAAAGCGGAAGCCGATAAAAAAAGTGCGGCAGATAAAGCCTTCCTGGCTGATTTCTCCAAACAGGATGGCGTGAAGAAAAGCAAACAAGGTCTGCTGTATCTCGTTAAAAACAAAGGTCAGGGCGAGGCGCTGAAGGATACCGATACGGTTGAAGTCAGTTATCAGGGCAAACTGGTGGACGGCACAATTGTTGATGGCCCGCAGGTGGATAATGCTAATCAGATATTCCGCGTGGCCAATATGCCGCCGGTCCTGCGCGACAGCGTGAAGCTTATTCGCAAAGGCGGCGAGATTCAGGTAGTCATTCCGCCTTCCACCGTTGAAAACGCGGATAATAAGGGGCCGAACGTTGTTGTTATTTACACCATTTCGGTGGTGGATGTGAATAAAGCCCGGTAA
- a CDS encoding serine hydrolase domain-containing protein produces MTGGFNCFFILLPLFLTSCGTLSDMQVKEQPDAVRKLACTEDLDEMVNGIVRQYQNKEKAAGLAIGIIRNNGEARTWGFGYTNSTNRYKIDGETLFALGSVSKGVTGEVVAGLVNKGQLRWDDKLSELLPKNTPLSEDAKNITLLQLATHTSGLPRQNMNKDMLESFLRYLYTGDNFYHELDSDSVVNDLSGFKRPEKREPQYSNLGYALLGYILKLKTGEDIQQLSYDFIFRSLKMNNTSFYATRLKDYPYRAIGHAGDQPKFIPRGEVVPDWHFSNNMVAAASLYSNVDDLLKYLRAHIDGSRNGDLNLAISATEKVYFQRNIEAANIAWVTDHINNQTITYQVGYIGGYSSYIGFDKKHQNAVVVLQNSFNWSNYIGHDLLLRMAMADDYRGKCH; encoded by the coding sequence ATGACAGGGGGATTTAACTGTTTCTTCATTTTGCTCCCCCTGTTTCTGACATCCTGCGGAACCTTATCCGATATGCAGGTGAAGGAACAGCCCGATGCCGTGCGTAAGCTGGCCTGCACGGAGGATCTCGATGAAATGGTCAATGGCATCGTTCGCCAGTATCAGAATAAAGAGAAAGCCGCGGGCCTGGCGATAGGCATTATCAGAAATAACGGCGAGGCCAGAACCTGGGGCTTCGGCTACACCAATTCCACGAACCGCTACAAAATCGACGGAGAAACCCTGTTTGCTCTCGGTTCTGTCAGTAAAGGCGTGACGGGAGAAGTGGTGGCCGGGCTGGTCAATAAAGGTCAACTCCGCTGGGACGATAAACTTTCCGAGTTGCTGCCGAAAAACACTCCGCTGAGCGAAGACGCAAAAAACATCACGCTGTTGCAACTGGCGACGCACACCTCCGGTCTGCCACGACAAAACATGAATAAAGACATGCTGGAAAGCTTTCTCAGGTATCTCTACACCGGCGACAATTTCTATCATGAGCTGGACAGCGATTCCGTTGTCAACGATCTGTCCGGGTTTAAAAGGCCTGAGAAGCGGGAACCGCAGTACTCCAATTTAGGCTACGCTTTATTGGGCTACATTCTCAAACTGAAAACCGGCGAAGACATCCAGCAACTGTCTTATGATTTTATTTTCCGTTCGCTGAAGATGAATAACACCAGTTTTTATGCGACGCGCCTGAAAGACTATCCTTACCGTGCCATCGGGCATGCAGGCGATCAGCCGAAATTTATCCCACGTGGCGAAGTGGTGCCTGACTGGCATTTCTCCAATAACATGGTGGCCGCTGCCAGCCTGTACAGCAATGTCGATGATCTGCTCAAGTACCTGCGCGCTCATATTGATGGTTCCAGAAACGGCGATCTTAATCTGGCTATCAGCGCCACGGAAAAGGTGTATTTTCAGCGAAATATCGAAGCGGCCAATATTGCCTGGGTAACCGATCATATTAACAATCAGACCATTACCTATCAGGTCGGCTATATCGGGGGTTATTCCAGCTATATTGGTTTTGACAAAAAACATCAGAATGCTGTGGTGGTTTTACAGAACTCCTTTAACTGGAGTAATTACATTGGCCATGATCTCCTTTTGAGGATGGCTATGGCGGATGATTACCGTGGAAAGTGTCATTGA
- a CDS encoding NAD(P)/FAD-dependent oxidoreductase gives MEQVDVVVIGAGAAGMFCAAQAGQGGCRVLLLDNGKKTGRKILMSGGGRCNFTNLYAEPAAYLSENPHFCKSALARYTQWDFIDLVNRYNIAWHEKTLGQLFCDDSATQIVALLDKECELGNVDVRLRSEISDVEKSEDGFIISVNGSTVSTHSLVIASGGLSMPGLGASPFGYRLAEQFGLKVLPTRAGLVPFTLHKPLLDHLQTLSGVSVPAVLTAQDGTVFRESILFTHRGMSGPAVLQLSSYWQPGEFVSVNLLPDVDLAAFLNAQRQEHPNQSLKNTLAMQLPKRLVECQQTLGQLPDVTLKQLNVPQQAELVEQLQNWQVQPNGTEGYRTAEVTLGGVDTKELSSKTMAAAKVPGLYFIGEVVDVTGWLGGYNFQWAWSSAWACAQDLISRPKGAK, from the coding sequence GTGGAACAGGTTGATGTGGTAGTCATTGGTGCGGGTGCGGCAGGCATGTTCTGTGCAGCGCAGGCCGGACAGGGTGGCTGCCGGGTTCTGCTGCTGGATAATGGCAAAAAAACCGGACGAAAAATTCTGATGTCAGGCGGCGGTCGCTGTAATTTCACCAATCTTTATGCAGAACCGGCGGCCTATCTTTCAGAAAACCCGCATTTCTGTAAATCCGCACTGGCGCGTTATACCCAGTGGGATTTCATTGATCTGGTCAACCGCTACAACATCGCCTGGCACGAGAAAACGCTCGGCCAGCTTTTCTGTGATGATTCAGCGACGCAAATTGTGGCGTTGCTGGATAAAGAATGTGAGCTCGGGAATGTCGATGTGCGCCTGCGCAGCGAGATTTCAGACGTTGAGAAAAGTGAAGATGGCTTTATTATCAGCGTGAATGGCTCAACTGTGAGCACTCACTCACTTGTGATTGCCAGCGGCGGACTTTCGATGCCTGGGCTGGGCGCTTCGCCTTTCGGTTATCGTCTGGCCGAACAGTTTGGCCTGAAAGTTTTACCGACGCGCGCCGGTCTGGTGCCGTTTACGCTGCACAAACCGCTGCTCGACCATTTGCAGACGCTTTCCGGCGTCTCCGTGCCCGCTGTGCTGACCGCGCAGGATGGCACCGTATTCCGCGAAAGCATTCTGTTTACGCATCGCGGGATGTCGGGTCCGGCGGTTCTGCAACTTTCCAGCTACTGGCAGCCTGGCGAGTTTGTGAGCGTTAACTTACTGCCTGATGTCGATCTGGCGGCGTTTCTTAACGCGCAGCGGCAGGAACACCCGAACCAGAGCCTGAAAAATACGCTGGCGATGCAGTTACCGAAGCGTCTGGTGGAATGCCAGCAAACGCTCGGACAGTTGCCTGACGTTACGCTCAAACAATTGAACGTACCGCAACAGGCTGAACTGGTTGAGCAATTGCAAAACTGGCAGGTTCAGCCAAACGGCACCGAAGGCTACCGCACGGCGGAAGTGACGCTCGGCGGTGTTGATACTAAAGAGTTATCTTCCAAAACCATGGCCGCGGCAAAAGTGCCGGGACTGTATTTCATCGGGGAAGTCGTGGACGTGACCGGCTGGCTGGGCGGATACAATTTCCAGTGGGCGTGGAGTTCGGCATGGGCGTGTGCGCAGGATTTGATTTCCCGACCGAAAGGCGCGAAATAG
- the pitA gene encoding inorganic phosphate transporter PitA: protein MLHLFAGLDIHTGSLLILALLFVLFYEAINGFHDTANAVATVIYTRAMRSQLAVVMAGVFNFFGVLLGGLSVAYAIVHLLPTDLLLNVGSAHGLAMVFSMLLAAIIWNLGTWYFGLPASSSHTLIGAIIGVGLTNALMTHTSVVDALNIPKMIGIFASLIISPLVGMIMAGTMIFLLRRYWSGNKKHARIHLTPAEREKKDGKKKPPFWTRIGLILSAIGVSFSHGANDGQKGIGLIMLVLIGVAPAGFVVNMSATGYDIARTRDAVTHLGQYYSQHVDAVPHVVAQTPLVPAPDVNIAPVEETKVFHCDSSHALDAIGRAQTLLTNLQSYSDLAPEERSHMRRLLMCVSDTADKVAKLPETSAADKRFLGELKTDILQTVEYAPIWIIIAVALALALGTMIGWKRVATTIGEKIGKKGMTYAQGLSAQMTAAVSIGVASYTGMPVSTTHVLSSAVAGTMIVDGGGVQSKTVKNIAMAWILTLPVSIVLSGVLYWIALKLI, encoded by the coding sequence ATGCTGCATCTATTTGCCGGGTTGGATATTCATACCGGTTCGTTATTGATTCTCGCGTTACTGTTTGTTCTGTTCTATGAAGCCATTAACGGTTTCCATGATACGGCCAACGCAGTAGCAACCGTCATATACACCCGGGCAATGCGTTCGCAATTAGCGGTCGTGATGGCAGGGGTATTTAACTTCTTTGGCGTCCTGCTCGGTGGTTTGAGCGTGGCCTATGCCATTGTCCATTTACTTCCAACCGATTTGTTGCTGAATGTAGGTTCCGCGCATGGCCTTGCCATGGTGTTCTCTATGTTACTGGCGGCGATCATCTGGAACCTCGGCACCTGGTATTTTGGTCTGCCGGCCTCCAGTTCTCATACCCTGATCGGCGCCATTATCGGCGTAGGTTTGACTAACGCGCTGATGACCCACACGTCGGTGGTTGATGCGTTAAACATCCCGAAAATGATCGGCATTTTCGCCTCACTGATTATCTCGCCGCTGGTGGGGATGATTATGGCGGGCACCATGATTTTCCTGTTGCGTCGCTACTGGAGCGGGAATAAGAAACATGCCCGTATCCACCTGACGCCTGCAGAACGTGAAAAGAAAGACGGCAAGAAGAAGCCGCCATTCTGGACCCGTATTGGCCTTATTCTGTCCGCTATCGGCGTGAGTTTCTCGCACGGTGCGAACGACGGTCAGAAAGGCATCGGCCTGATCATGCTGGTATTGATTGGCGTGGCACCGGCAGGTTTCGTGGTGAACATGAGCGCGACCGGTTACGACATTGCTCGCACCCGTGACGCCGTGACCCACCTCGGTCAGTACTATTCGCAGCATGTTGATGCGGTGCCGCACGTTGTGGCGCAGACGCCTCTGGTGCCTGCACCGGACGTGAATATCGCGCCTGTTGAAGAAACAAAAGTGTTCCATTGCGACAGCAGCCACGCGCTTGATGCGATTGGCCGCGCGCAAACACTGCTGACCAATCTTCAGTCTTACAGCGACCTGGCACCGGAAGAACGCAGCCATATGCGTCGTCTGCTGATGTGTGTTTCTGATACTGCCGATAAAGTCGCTAAGCTGCCGGAAACGTCAGCGGCGGATAAACGCTTCCTCGGCGAGCTGAAAACCGACATTCTGCAAACCGTTGAATATGCGCCTATCTGGATCATCATCGCGGTTGCACTGGCGCTTGCGCTGGGCACCATGATTGGCTGGAAGCGCGTGGCGACCACCATCGGTGAGAAGATTGGCAAGAAAGGCATGACCTACGCACAGGGCCTGTCTGCGCAGATGACAGCAGCGGTTTCAATTGGCGTGGCCAGTTACACCGGTATGCCTGTTTCCACCACGCACGTGTTGTCCTCCGCAGTGGCGGGCACCATGATTGTGGATGGCGGCGGCGTTCAGTCTAAAACCGTGAAAAACATCGCGATGGCATGGATTTTAACCCTGCCGGTGTCGATTGTTCTTTCCGGCGTGCTGTACTGGATTGCGCTGAAGCTTATCTGA
- the uspB gene encoding universal stress protein UspB, with amino-acid sequence MISPVALFWALCFVCVVNMLRYYSSLRGLLVVLRGCDPLLYQYVDGGGFFTSHGQPSKQIRLVRYIYAQRYVEHHDPEFIRRCERVRGQFVLTTALVGLILTSMIAMLIWY; translated from the coding sequence ATGATCAGTCCCGTTGCGCTGTTTTGGGCTTTATGTTTTGTGTGTGTGGTGAATATGCTGCGTTATTACTCGTCTTTGCGCGGGTTGCTGGTGGTGCTGCGGGGATGTGACCCGTTGCTGTATCAGTATGTGGACGGCGGGGGATTCTTTACTTCCCACGGCCAGCCAAGCAAGCAAATAAGACTGGTTCGCTATATTTATGCTCAGCGCTATGTTGAACATCACGACCCTGAGTTTATTCGCCGGTGTGAGCGAGTTCGTGGCCAGTTTGTCCTGACGACAGCACTGGTCGGATTGATACTAACGAGCATGATCGCGATGCTGATCTGGTACTAA
- the uspA gene encoding universal stress protein UspA translates to MAYKHILIAVDLSPESKVLVDKAVSMARPYNAKVSLIHVDVNYSDLYTGLIDVNLGDMQKRISEETHHALNELSQNAGYPISETLSGSGDLAQVLVDAINKYGVDLVLCGHHQDFWSKLMSSARQLINTVHIDMLIVPLRDEEEEA, encoded by the coding sequence ATGGCTTACAAACACATCCTTATCGCTGTAGACCTGTCACCTGAGAGCAAGGTTTTGGTCGATAAAGCCGTCTCCATGGCGCGTCCGTACAACGCCAAGGTGTCCCTGATCCATGTCGACGTGAACTATTCAGACCTTTACACCGGCCTGATTGACGTGAACCTGGGCGATATGCAGAAACGTATTTCCGAAGAAACGCACCACGCGCTGAACGAGCTTTCGCAAAACGCCGGTTACCCGATTTCGGAAACCCTGAGCGGCAGCGGTGATTTAGCGCAGGTGCTGGTCGATGCCATCAATAAATACGGCGTAGATCTCGTGCTGTGTGGCCATCACCAGGATTTCTGGAGCAAGCTGATGTCCTCCGCGCGCCAGCTGATCAACACAGTCCATATCGACATGCTGATCGTGCCATTGCGTGACGAGGAAGAAGAAGCGTAA